A portion of the Roseibium salinum genome contains these proteins:
- a CDS encoding ferredoxin reductase family protein translates to MGENVTDTRRKQERRTGSTPVRLPGHVLALAYLVFCLIPVALTLERMTAPLGVWEKAGAVLGLAGLAAMAVQFVTSGRFQIISGHLGIDKIMAFHKVAARWVLLALVLHPLLYVVPTWLDDPSLGLERLLAYLTVPHYRSGVVALAALIPLVLTAALRDRLPWRYEFWRGSHLVLAAVAVGAGLHHAVTAGRFSAAGPVNGFWWIAGLAVVTVIAVLYGWRWLLLHKRPWRLASVTKLADRMWELDIQPASGNPAWTYEAGQFVWMCTGNRRFPLFDHPFSIADSPLRPGLSLIVKEAGDFTGRIGELPPGTAIGIDGPYGDFVLGSHRARNVLLLAGGVGIAPIMGLLRDMVARRDSRPVRLAYAAGQAENFACLREIEAAKAVLDLQTMMLSEQDADGWHGLVGRLDRDRLAALLTDLDPKETVALMCGPGPMVTSVSDLLLDLGLPMENVVYERFDYGGGMASRQDRRRSLQFAAIGLAMAASLALFVVLSG, encoded by the coding sequence ATGGGCGAGAACGTTACCGACACGCGGCGAAAACAGGAAAGAAGGACCGGCAGCACCCCGGTGCGTCTGCCCGGGCATGTCCTTGCGCTCGCCTATCTGGTTTTCTGCCTGATACCGGTGGCCCTGACGCTGGAGCGGATGACGGCCCCGCTCGGCGTTTGGGAAAAAGCCGGCGCGGTGCTCGGCTTGGCAGGGCTGGCGGCAATGGCAGTGCAGTTCGTCACTTCGGGCCGGTTCCAGATCATCTCGGGGCACCTCGGCATCGACAAGATCATGGCGTTCCACAAGGTGGCGGCCCGCTGGGTGCTGCTGGCGCTCGTGCTGCACCCCTTGCTCTATGTCGTGCCAACCTGGCTCGATGACCCGTCTCTCGGCTTGGAGCGGTTGCTCGCCTATCTGACCGTCCCACATTACCGAAGCGGCGTCGTGGCTCTGGCCGCGCTCATCCCGCTGGTGCTGACGGCCGCTCTGCGCGACCGGCTGCCCTGGCGATACGAATTCTGGCGTGGCAGTCACCTGGTGCTCGCGGCGGTCGCCGTCGGGGCTGGCCTCCACCATGCGGTCACGGCCGGCCGGTTCAGCGCGGCGGGACCCGTCAACGGATTCTGGTGGATTGCGGGTCTGGCGGTCGTCACGGTCATCGCGGTGCTCTACGGCTGGCGCTGGTTGCTGCTGCACAAGAGGCCGTGGCGGCTCGCCTCGGTGACGAAGCTGGCGGACCGCATGTGGGAACTCGACATTCAGCCCGCGTCCGGAAATCCGGCCTGGACCTACGAGGCCGGGCAATTCGTCTGGATGTGTACGGGCAACCGCCGCTTTCCGCTGTTCGATCATCCCTTTTCCATCGCCGACAGCCCGCTGCGTCCCGGCCTCAGCCTGATCGTCAAGGAAGCGGGCGATTTCACCGGCAGGATCGGCGAACTGCCTCCCGGTACGGCAATCGGGATCGACGGGCCCTATGGCGACTTCGTTCTCGGCTCGCACAGGGCCCGCAACGTCCTGCTGCTGGCAGGCGGCGTCGGCATCGCCCCGATCATGGGGCTGTTGCGCGATATGGTGGCACGGCGCGACTCCCGTCCCGTCCGGCTGGCTTATGCCGCCGGTCAGGCGGAAAATTTCGCCTGCCTGCGGGAAATCGAGGCTGCGAAAGCCGTGCTTGACCTGCAGACCATGATGTTGAGCGAACAGGATGCGGACGGCTGGCACGGTCTTGTCGGACGGCTCGATCGCGACCGGCTGGCGGCGCTGCTGACGGATCTCGACCCCAAGGAGACGGTCGCTCTCATGTGCGGGCCGGGTCCGATGGTGACGTCGGTCTCCGATCTGCTCCTCGATCTCGGCCTGCCGATGGAAAATGTCGTCTATGAGCGTTTCGATTATGGCGGCGGCATGGCCTCGCGCCAGGACCGCCGGCGATCGCTCCAGTTCGCCGCGATCGGTCTCGCCATGGCCGCCTCGCTGGCACTCTTCGTGGTCTTGAGTGGCTGA
- a CDS encoding D-2-hydroxyacid dehydrogenase family protein, whose product MKIAILDDYFDTLRTLPCFAKLAGHDVTVFNDHVQDTEALAGRLNNFDVVVLFRERTKVTAELLDRLPNLKLISQRSGYPHVDVEACTRNGILLCSNMQSDTPSYAAAEHTFALILASARQIPAQMASLRAGNWQMGVGKTLRGRTLGIYGYGRIGRTVAGYAKAFGMTVVYWASEGSRERAIRDGETVAPSRTAFFSESDVVSLHLRLVPATRGIVTAGDLAVMKPGATLVNTSRAGLIEEGALLGALNAGRPGYAAIDVFDKEPVTDPADPLVHHPNVVATPHIGFVTEDEFELQFSDIFDQVVAFAAGEPINMINPEVWKG is encoded by the coding sequence GTGAAGATTGCGATACTGGACGACTATTTCGACACGCTGAGAACCTTGCCGTGCTTTGCAAAGCTGGCCGGGCATGACGTGACGGTCTTCAACGACCACGTTCAGGACACGGAGGCGCTCGCCGGCCGGCTGAATAACTTCGACGTGGTGGTCCTCTTCCGGGAACGCACGAAGGTAACGGCCGAGCTTCTCGACAGGTTGCCGAACCTGAAGCTGATCAGTCAGCGCAGCGGCTATCCTCATGTCGATGTCGAAGCGTGCACGCGCAACGGCATTCTGCTGTGTTCCAACATGCAGTCAGACACGCCGTCCTATGCGGCGGCGGAGCATACATTCGCGCTCATCCTGGCCAGCGCTCGGCAGATCCCCGCACAGATGGCGTCGCTCCGGGCCGGGAACTGGCAGATGGGCGTCGGCAAGACCCTGCGCGGCCGGACGCTCGGGATCTATGGCTATGGCCGCATCGGCCGGACGGTGGCCGGATATGCGAAGGCCTTCGGCATGACTGTCGTCTACTGGGCATCGGAAGGCTCCCGCGAACGGGCGATACGGGACGGGGAGACGGTCGCTCCGAGCCGCACGGCGTTTTTCTCCGAAAGTGACGTGGTGAGCCTTCACCTGCGCCTGGTTCCGGCGACACGCGGCATCGTGACGGCGGGGGATCTGGCCGTCATGAAGCCCGGCGCGACGCTCGTCAACACGTCCCGTGCCGGCCTGATCGAGGAGGGGGCACTGCTCGGAGCCCTCAACGCCGGCCGGCCGGGATATGCGGCGATCGACGTCTTCGACAAGGAGCCGGTTACCGACCCCGCCGACCCGCTGGTGCACCATCCGAACGTCGTCGCGACGCCCCATATAGGCTTCGTGACCGAGGACGAGTTCGAACTGCAGTTCTCCGATATTTTCGACCAGGTCGTGGCGTTCGCGGCCGGCGAGCCGATCAACATGATCAATCCCGAGGTCTGGAAGGGCTGA
- a CDS encoding dihydrodipicolinate synthase family protein → MAPSIETALTGISGILVTPYDADGEVAPERLLPVIDRVLKAGVHMPVVNGNTGEFYALTTDEACTMVREVVALVDGRAPVLAGIGRGVRDACRLASASAEAGAAGLMIHQPPDPFVAPRGIVDYLKAISDASGGLPLVLYLRNDAIGTAAIEALCALPAVKGVKWATPNPQKLAEAIAACSPSITWVGGLAEVWAPAFYAVGARGFTSGLINVWPERSMAIHAALEAGDFAEARALIAGMKAFEDIRAEELNGTNVTGVKAALQALGQDCGPTRPPSAWPLTENQQARLQAFLGANGLL, encoded by the coding sequence ATGGCCCCGAGCATCGAAACCGCCCTTACCGGCATTTCCGGCATTCTGGTCACTCCCTACGATGCGGACGGGGAGGTGGCGCCGGAGCGCCTGTTGCCGGTCATCGACCGCGTGCTGAAGGCTGGTGTCCATATGCCCGTCGTCAATGGCAATACTGGTGAGTTCTACGCACTCACCACCGATGAAGCCTGTACCATGGTGCGCGAGGTAGTCGCGCTTGTGGACGGCCGCGCGCCCGTTCTGGCCGGTATCGGACGCGGTGTCCGCGACGCCTGCCGGCTGGCCAGTGCTTCGGCGGAAGCGGGTGCTGCCGGCCTGATGATCCATCAGCCGCCCGATCCCTTCGTCGCGCCGCGCGGCATCGTCGACTATCTGAAAGCGATCAGCGACGCTTCGGGCGGACTGCCGCTCGTCCTCTACCTGCGCAACGACGCGATCGGCACGGCCGCAATCGAGGCGCTTTGTGCATTGCCGGCCGTCAAGGGCGTGAAATGGGCGACGCCGAACCCGCAAAAGCTTGCCGAGGCCATCGCCGCCTGCAGTCCTTCCATCACCTGGGTCGGCGGCCTCGCCGAGGTCTGGGCGCCTGCCTTCTATGCCGTGGGCGCCAGGGGTTTCACATCCGGGCTGATCAATGTCTGGCCGGAACGCTCCATGGCCATCCATGCAGCTCTCGAAGCAGGGGATTTTGCCGAGGCACGCGCACTGATCGCCGGCATGAAGGCCTTCGAGGACATCCGCGCCGAGGAGCTGAACGGAACGAACGTCACCGGCGTCAAGGCGGCGCTTCAGGCGCTCGGGCAGGATTGCGGCCCCACGCGTCCGCCCTCGGCCTGGCCACTCACCGAGAACCAGCAGGCGAGACTGCAGGCATTCCTGGGCGCAAACGGTTTGCTCTGA
- a CDS encoding WGR domain-containing protein: MENRDEIILLTRVDRARNMARFYRLAIEPTLFGGLVLHRTWGRLGTWGQSRLVYCADLDTAHEHRARLTAQKLRKGYCPQ, translated from the coding sequence ATGGAAAATCGGGATGAAATCATTCTTCTGACGCGTGTCGACCGGGCCCGCAACATGGCCCGGTTCTATCGGCTCGCCATCGAACCGACGCTGTTTGGCGGCTTGGTCCTGCACCGGACCTGGGGCCGCCTCGGCACCTGGGGGCAATCGCGCCTGGTCTATTGTGCGGACCTCGACACGGCCCATGAACACCGGGCGCGTCTGACTGCGCAAAAGCTCAGGAAGGGGTATTGCCCCCAGTAG
- a CDS encoding tripartite tricarboxylate transporter permease: MELAEIITPLFLSLIVGGTFVGIVFGAIPGMTATMAVAVCLPLTYSLGLENGLALLLGLYVGGISGGLVPAILLGIPGTPSSITTTFDGYPMTRQGEGEKALRIGIVASLVGGLVSLAILYLFAPALAEFAIRFSYVEKFLIILFALTVMGALSNNMLIGIFSGFLGIFISLIGTYDISDGGNGEIRLIPPGLEYWLESGFSLLPVLIGLFGLAAILDEAEAGVPKGQSAENIKTGRRSTFSFAVFRGQIVNLLRSAGIGTFVGILPGVGGSAASILSYSNARTFSRNPERFGKGEPAGIMASEAGNNGLTGGALVPLLSLGIPGDSTTALLIGAFTLQGIQVGPLFIGNNPVTWEAMIVAMLIANLAMFAMMYFAIRYLARIVTVPKHILFPVILMMCVIGAYTINYGIMFDVWTLLIFGLFGWLAVKLRLEIAPFIIGFILGPSAEIYFVKSLESFGSLSIFFTKSWIAVVMWILIAASIAGSIALSRRHVPPDA, translated from the coding sequence ATGGAACTTGCCGAGATCATCACACCGCTGTTCCTGTCTCTGATCGTCGGAGGAACCTTCGTAGGCATCGTCTTCGGCGCCATTCCCGGCATGACCGCGACGATGGCGGTTGCCGTCTGTCTGCCCCTGACCTATTCGCTCGGCCTGGAAAACGGCCTTGCCCTGCTGCTCGGCCTCTATGTCGGCGGCATTTCGGGCGGGCTCGTTCCGGCAATCCTCCTGGGCATCCCCGGGACCCCGTCATCGATCACCACCACCTTCGACGGTTACCCGATGACACGACAGGGCGAAGGGGAAAAGGCCTTGCGCATCGGGATCGTCGCCTCGCTCGTGGGCGGGCTGGTGAGCCTTGCGATCCTCTATCTTTTCGCGCCGGCCCTTGCGGAATTCGCCATCCGCTTCTCCTACGTGGAGAAATTCCTGATCATCCTGTTCGCCCTCACGGTGATGGGAGCGCTCAGCAACAACATGCTGATCGGCATCTTTTCCGGGTTCCTGGGCATCTTCATCAGCCTGATCGGGACCTACGACATCTCCGATGGCGGCAACGGCGAAATCCGGCTGATCCCGCCGGGGCTGGAATACTGGCTCGAAAGCGGCTTCTCGCTACTGCCCGTGCTGATCGGGCTGTTCGGTCTTGCGGCAATTCTCGATGAGGCCGAGGCAGGCGTGCCGAAAGGTCAGAGCGCCGAGAACATCAAGACCGGCAGACGCTCGACCTTCTCCTTCGCCGTTTTCCGCGGCCAGATCGTCAACCTGCTCCGTTCGGCGGGAATCGGCACGTTTGTCGGCATTCTGCCGGGTGTCGGCGGCTCGGCCGCGTCCATCCTCTCCTATTCCAACGCCAGAACCTTTTCGCGCAATCCGGAACGGTTCGGAAAGGGCGAGCCTGCCGGGATCATGGCTTCGGAGGCGGGAAACAACGGGCTGACGGGCGGCGCGCTCGTCCCGCTTCTGTCCCTGGGGATACCCGGGGATTCGACGACCGCACTGCTGATCGGCGCATTCACGCTGCAGGGCATCCAGGTCGGCCCGCTGTTCATCGGCAACAACCCGGTCACCTGGGAGGCGATGATCGTCGCCATGCTGATCGCCAACCTGGCGATGTTCGCCATGATGTATTTCGCAATCCGCTATCTCGCGCGGATCGTCACCGTGCCGAAGCATATCCTTTTTCCGGTCATCCTGATGATGTGCGTGATCGGCGCCTACACGATCAACTACGGCATCATGTTCGACGTCTGGACGCTGCTGATCTTCGGCCTCTTCGGCTGGCTGGCGGTGAAGCTGCGTCTGGAGATCGCGCCTTTCATCATCGGCTTCATTCTCGGCCCGTCGGCGGAGATCTATTTCGTCAAGAGCCTCGAGTCCTTCGGCAGCCTCTCGATCTTCTTCACCAAGAGCTGGATCGCGGTGGTGATGTGGATCCTGATTGCAGCGTCCATCGCCGGATCGATCGCCCTGTCCCGCCGCCATGTGCCCCCGGACGCGTGA
- a CDS encoding ArsR/SmtB family transcription factor, whose protein sequence is MSPNFLLVDPDKDKSIVKAIASQPRIHLLRELVRTPGMNINALAAASGMPQSSVSAHIQVLEDAGLVRTEVHRARKGSQKVSFAVYDEVILAFLSAEEKIQPNQIEVSMPLGLYTNSLVTGPCGICSTDGIIGLLDVPETFMDPERMKTALLWFTSGFVEYQFPNNAKLTGAGVESLDVVFEVSSEVPGTRSNWPSDIVLSINGKEIGVWTSPGDFGDKRGTYTPDWWKLSGSQYGMLKTWSVGPQGTFVDGHKISTVTAGDLELNDHRSVRLKIEVKAEGRHPGGINIFGRGFGNYDQDIVLRLHTKS, encoded by the coding sequence ATGAGCCCGAATTTTCTTCTCGTGGACCCCGACAAGGACAAGTCCATCGTCAAGGCGATTGCCTCTCAGCCCCGCATCCACCTTTTGCGGGAACTGGTCCGCACGCCCGGCATGAACATCAATGCCCTGGCGGCCGCATCGGGAATGCCGCAGTCTTCGGTCTCCGCCCATATCCAGGTTCTGGAGGACGCCGGCCTGGTGCGAACCGAAGTGCACAGGGCCAGAAAGGGCAGCCAGAAGGTCTCCTTTGCCGTATATGACGAGGTCATTCTGGCGTTTCTTTCGGCCGAGGAAAAGATCCAGCCGAACCAGATCGAGGTGTCCATGCCGCTCGGTCTTTACACCAACAGCCTGGTCACCGGGCCCTGCGGCATCTGCTCGACGGATGGCATCATCGGCCTTCTGGACGTGCCGGAGACCTTCATGGATCCGGAACGGATGAAGACCGCTTTGTTGTGGTTTACCAGTGGCTTCGTCGAATATCAGTTCCCCAACAACGCCAAGCTTACCGGCGCCGGGGTGGAAAGCCTGGACGTGGTGTTCGAGGTCAGTTCCGAGGTTCCCGGCACGCGGAGCAACTGGCCGTCCGACATCGTGCTTTCCATCAATGGCAAGGAAATCGGCGTCTGGACGTCGCCCGGCGATTTCGGCGACAAACGCGGGACCTACACGCCCGACTGGTGGAAGCTCTCCGGCTCGCAATACGGCATGCTGAAAACCTGGAGCGTCGGTCCGCAAGGCACCTTTGTCGACGGCCACAAGATCTCGACCGTGACCGCCGGGGATCTGGAGCTGAACGACCACCGTTCGGTTCGCCTGAAAATCGAGGTCAAGGCGGAAGGTCGCCATCCCGGGGGCATCAACATCTTCGGGCGGGGATTCGGCAACTACGATCAGGACATCGTCCTGCGTTTGCACACGAAGTCCTGA
- a CDS encoding LacI family DNA-binding transcriptional regulator — METVGRMAGVSQVTVSRALSDPSKVSPATLKRIQEAIAVTGFVPNALAGALASRKSKLISALVPSITNIVYSAMVKAFSDRMRGHGYQILLSETGFDPHEEERLISTHLSRRPDAIMLTGIHHTAQARKMLLGTGLPVVELWDITDTPIDLCVGFSHIGAGRGVAEFAIGAGYRTAGTVSAGDERALRRKDAFAAEFLKAAGSPVDEVNFEGPASLARGREGLRLLLEEKGFERGVIFCSSDLLAHGVLIEAAARGLRVPDQIAVVGFGDQDFAQHVAPSLTTVRVDRASLGMAAADAILARFEGGETPAVTDLGFEIIRRGSA, encoded by the coding sequence ATGGAGACGGTCGGCCGGATGGCCGGCGTCTCGCAGGTGACGGTTTCGCGCGCGCTCAGCGACCCCTCCAAAGTCTCGCCCGCCACCTTGAAGCGTATCCAGGAAGCCATCGCCGTGACGGGCTTTGTGCCCAACGCATTGGCCGGCGCGCTCGCCTCGCGCAAAAGCAAGCTGATCTCGGCGCTGGTGCCGTCCATCACCAATATCGTCTACTCGGCCATGGTGAAGGCCTTCAGCGACCGGATGCGCGGCCATGGCTATCAGATCCTCCTCTCCGAGACCGGTTTTGACCCGCATGAGGAAGAGAGGCTGATCTCGACCCACCTTTCACGGCGTCCCGATGCGATCATGCTGACGGGCATCCATCACACCGCACAGGCGCGCAAGATGCTGCTCGGCACCGGACTTCCGGTGGTCGAACTGTGGGACATCACAGACACGCCGATCGACCTGTGCGTCGGCTTCTCCCATATCGGTGCTGGTCGCGGGGTTGCCGAGTTTGCAATCGGCGCCGGCTACCGGACTGCGGGCACGGTCTCGGCCGGTGACGAACGGGCCCTGCGGCGCAAGGATGCCTTCGCAGCGGAGTTCCTGAAGGCAGCGGGCTCACCTGTTGACGAGGTCAATTTCGAGGGTCCGGCAAGCCTTGCGCGCGGCCGGGAGGGCTTGCGCCTGCTGCTTGAGGAGAAGGGGTTCGAACGCGGCGTGATCTTCTGCAGCTCCGATCTTCTGGCGCATGGCGTTTTGATCGAAGCCGCGGCACGCGGGCTTCGCGTGCCCGACCAGATAGCCGTTGTCGGCTTCGGAGACCAGGACTTCGCCCAGCATGTCGCCCCGAGCCTGACCACCGTCCGCGTCGACCGGGCCTCCCTTGGAATGGCTGCCGCGGACGCCATTCTCGCCCGGTTTGAAGGCGGCGAGACGCCCGCGGTCACCGATCTCGGCTTCGAAATCATCCGCCGCGGGTCGGCTTGA
- a CDS encoding tripartite tricarboxylate transporter TctB family protein, with product MDNLNQITVDFETSHLIFPTLIAIILAVLGLAIVITRRREIAAAPGYWRSVFARMDKVRFFGTIALTVLYFSLMVPVGDFWPNTGLGFLICSIPYLLLTGLLFLHERSLRKVAPVLVTALVAPVLVWWLFTDLFFLTLP from the coding sequence ATGGATAACCTCAACCAAATCACGGTGGATTTCGAGACTTCACACCTGATCTTTCCGACCCTGATTGCCATCATCCTGGCGGTCCTGGGCCTGGCGATCGTCATAACCAGGCGGCGTGAGATTGCGGCGGCGCCGGGTTACTGGCGCTCGGTGTTTGCTCGGATGGACAAGGTCCGGTTCTTCGGGACGATCGCCCTGACGGTGCTCTATTTCTCGCTGATGGTTCCGGTAGGCGATTTCTGGCCCAATACGGGCCTTGGCTTTCTAATCTGCTCCATTCCCTACCTCTTGCTGACCGGCCTTCTCTTCCTCCACGAGCGGTCGCTGCGCAAAGTGGCGCCGGTCCTGGTGACCGCCCTCGTCGCGCCGGTGCTCGTGTGGTGGCTGTTCACGGACCTCTTCTTCCTTACCCTGCCTTGA
- a CDS encoding polyheme membrane-associated cytochrome C: protein MRLDSIKVTIFAVMLGAVTLTSTVRAQEADPLADLVEAWMASPHGDYHSRSFTYWNKDGEVPVECAACHSQPGFIDFLGADGSAPDKVDRPAAINAPIGCASCHNAAAHALESVRFPSGVSVDGLDGSAVCTVCHQGRQSGDAVVAATRSLGEDAVSADLSFLNIHYGVAAAVMHGSQVRGGYQYPNRDYAGRFQHVPSANSCVSCHEPHTTRVETDGCMTCHRGVETIRDIRTRHADFDGDGDTAEGIHSEIAGLHARLYKAIQAYAAEVAGTPIGYASGSFPYFFVDTDADGQISPEEAVFPNRYQNWTPRLLKAAYNYQVAAKDPGGFVHNPAYLLQLLHDSLENLSERVDVDMSALKRP, encoded by the coding sequence ATGCGACTGGACAGCATCAAGGTCACCATTTTTGCGGTCATGTTGGGTGCCGTGACACTCACCAGCACTGTTCGAGCCCAGGAGGCCGACCCTCTGGCCGACCTGGTCGAGGCCTGGATGGCCTCGCCGCACGGCGATTATCACTCCCGCTCCTTCACCTACTGGAACAAGGACGGCGAGGTGCCGGTCGAATGTGCGGCCTGCCATTCACAGCCGGGCTTCATTGATTTTCTCGGCGCTGACGGAAGCGCGCCGGACAAGGTCGATCGCCCCGCCGCCATCAACGCGCCCATCGGCTGTGCCTCCTGCCATAATGCGGCGGCCCATGCGCTGGAGAGTGTCCGCTTCCCCTCCGGTGTCAGCGTTGACGGTCTGGACGGGTCTGCCGTGTGCACCGTGTGTCATCAGGGCCGCCAATCGGGCGACGCCGTGGTGGCGGCGACACGGTCGCTCGGCGAGGATGCGGTCTCCGCCGACCTGAGCTTCCTCAACATTCACTATGGCGTCGCGGCTGCCGTGATGCACGGCTCCCAGGTGCGCGGCGGCTATCAGTATCCGAACCGCGACTATGCCGGACGCTTCCAGCACGTGCCGAGTGCAAACAGCTGCGTCAGCTGTCACGAGCCGCACACGACCCGGGTCGAAACGGATGGTTGCATGACCTGTCACAGAGGCGTTGAGACCATCCGTGATATCCGCACCCGCCATGCGGATTTCGATGGTGATGGCGACACGGCGGAAGGAATCCATTCCGAAATCGCGGGGCTGCACGCGCGGCTTTACAAGGCCATCCAGGCCTACGCGGCCGAGGTCGCCGGCACGCCGATCGGCTATGCATCCGGCAGCTTCCCCTACTTCTTCGTCGATACCGATGCCGACGGGCAAATCAGCCCGGAAGAGGCGGTATTCCCCAATCGATACCAGAACTGGACGCCGAGACTGCTGAAGGCGGCCTACAATTATCAGGTCGCGGCCAAGGACCCGGGTGGCTTCGTGCACAACCCGGCCTATCTCCTGCAGCTGCTCCATGACAGTCTGGAGAACCTGTCGGAACGGGTCGATGTCGACATGTCGGCCCTGAAGCGGCCCTGA
- the araD gene encoding L-arabinonate dehydratase, giving the protein MAGARKNPDSLRSARWFAPDDLRSFGHRSRMMQMGYAPEDWAGKPVIGILNTWSDMNPCHLHFRDRVEDVKRGVLQAGGLGIEIPTISVDESFTKPTSMLYRNMMAMETEETIRSHPFDGVVLMGGCDKSTPGLTMGAISAGVPFIYLPAGPMLRGNYAGRILGSGSDAWKYWDERRAGLISDEEWLGVEGGIARSYGHCMTMGTASTMTAIAEALGLCLPGASSIPAPDANHKRMSADCGRRIVDMVWEDLGPDQIVTPASVANAVVVAMATGCSTNAVVHILAMARRAGVNLTLDDLDAAGRTTPVIANIRPSGDEYLMEDFYYAGGLRALMSRLGDKLDRTAVTCSGKTLGETLEGAEVYNDDVIRPLSNPVYHEGSLAVLRGNLCPDGAVIKPAACDPRFHVHEGPALVFDSYPEMKAAIDDENLQVTPDHVLVLRNAGPQGGPGFPEWGMLPIPKALLKQGHRDMLRISDARMSGTSYGACILHVAPESFIGGPLALLRTGDIVRLDVPKRRLDMLVDDAELAARRAAWVRPEPRFARGFGYMFQRHVGQANDGCDFDYLTTGFGEPAGEPDIY; this is encoded by the coding sequence ATGGCTGGAGCGAGAAAAAACCCGGACTCGCTGCGAAGCGCGCGCTGGTTCGCGCCGGACGACCTGCGCAGCTTCGGGCATCGCTCCCGCATGATGCAGATGGGCTATGCGCCGGAGGACTGGGCGGGCAAGCCGGTCATCGGCATTCTCAACACGTGGTCGGACATGAACCCCTGTCATCTCCATTTCCGGGACCGCGTCGAGGACGTAAAGCGCGGTGTGTTGCAGGCGGGCGGGCTGGGCATCGAAATTCCGACGATCTCCGTCGATGAAAGCTTCACCAAGCCGACCTCCATGCTCTACCGCAACATGATGGCCATGGAGACGGAGGAGACGATCCGCTCGCATCCTTTCGACGGGGTGGTGCTGATGGGCGGCTGCGACAAGTCCACGCCGGGCCTGACCATGGGCGCCATCAGCGCCGGGGTTCCCTTCATCTACCTGCCGGCCGGCCCCATGCTGCGCGGCAATTATGCCGGGCGCATTCTGGGCTCCGGCTCCGATGCCTGGAAGTACTGGGACGAGCGGCGCGCGGGCCTGATCAGCGACGAGGAATGGCTCGGCGTGGAGGGCGGCATCGCCCGCTCCTACGGTCACTGCATGACCATGGGCACGGCCTCCACCATGACGGCCATAGCCGAGGCCCTGGGCCTGTGCCTGCCCGGAGCGTCATCTATTCCCGCACCGGACGCGAACCACAAGCGGATGAGCGCGGACTGCGGCCGCCGCATCGTCGACATGGTCTGGGAGGACCTGGGCCCGGATCAGATCGTGACGCCGGCCTCGGTGGCGAACGCGGTGGTGGTCGCAATGGCGACCGGCTGCTCGACCAATGCCGTCGTGCATATCCTGGCAATGGCCCGGCGCGCCGGCGTGAACCTTACGCTGGACGACCTGGATGCGGCGGGACGCACGACGCCGGTCATCGCCAATATCCGCCCGTCGGGCGACGAATATCTGATGGAAGACTTCTACTATGCCGGCGGCTTGCGTGCCTTGATGAGCCGGCTTGGCGACAAGCTGGACCGCACGGCGGTGACCTGCTCGGGCAAGACGCTCGGGGAGACGCTGGAGGGAGCCGAAGTCTATAACGACGACGTCATCCGCCCGCTCTCCAATCCCGTCTATCACGAAGGCTCGCTGGCGGTGCTGCGCGGCAATCTGTGTCCGGACGGCGCGGTGATCAAGCCGGCGGCCTGCGATCCGCGGTTTCATGTCCATGAAGGCCCGGCGCTGGTCTTCGACAGCTATCCCGAGATGAAGGCGGCGATCGACGACGAGAATCTCCAGGTGACGCCAGATCACGTGCTGGTGCTGCGCAATGCCGGACCGCAGGGCGGCCCGGGCTTTCCCGAATGGGGCATGCTGCCGATCCCCAAGGCGCTGTTGAAGCAGGGCCATCGCGACATGCTGCGGATTTCCGATGCGCGCATGTCGGGCACATCCTACGGGGCCTGCATTCTCCACGTTGCGCCGGAATCCTTCATCGGCGGACCGCTTGCATTGCTCAGGACGGGCGATATCGTTCGTCTCGACGTGCCGAAGCGCCGGCTCGACATGCTGGTCGACGACGCGGAACTGGCCGCGCGGCGCGCCGCCTGGGTCCGCCCGGAACCGCGTTTTGCGCGCGGCTTCGGCTACATGTTCCAGCGCCATGTCGGCCAGGCCAACGACGGCTGCGACTTCGACTACCTCACCACCGGCTTCGGCGAGCCGGCAGGCGAACCCGATATCTATTAG